GGAAGAGGAAAGCGACCACCAGGCAAGTCAGGGTGAAATAATAAAAATGGCTATCCTTATCCAGTCCGAGAAGATCTTCGGAGCCGAGCATCAGCACCGGCTTCAGGAAGAGAAAGATGCCGTCATCGCCGCCGAAGCGGGGTGACTCGAAGAAGAAATAGAAGAACATCTGCGCAAAGGCCAGGGTGATCATGATGAAATAAATGCCGGTTGTGCGGACGCTGATCCAACCGATCGCCAGGGCCGCCAGGGCCGCGGCCGCCAGGGAAAGGGGAAGCGCCTGCCATAGATGGATGACTTCGGCATTCTGGAATGCGATGCCCAGCGTGTAGGCACCAATCCCGTAAAAAGCGGCGTGACCGAAACTGACCAGACCGGTAAAGCCGATCAGCAGGTCAAGGCTCATCGCGAAGATGGCAAGAATAAGGATCCGGCTCACCAATCCAACATAGAAACCGGAAAGAAACAGGGGAACCAGCGCCAGGATCAGAAGCGCCAGCAGCAACGGCAGGTAACGTCTCATCGACAGCATCTCAGACCGCCCTTCCGAACAGCCCTTGAGGCCGCCACAACAGAATCACGGCCATCATCGCATAGACTGCCATACTGGCCATTTCAGGGAGCAGGACCTTGCCGAAAGTGCTCACCAGCCCGATCAGCATGGCGCCGACGAAGGCCCCCTTGATAGAGCCGGTGCCGCCGATGACCACCACCACGAAGGAGATGATCAGGATGTTTTCACCCATTCCCGGATAAACCGAGTCCACCGGCGCCGCCAGCATCCCGGCGAAGGCGGCCAGGGCCACACCCAGGCTGAAAACAATGGCGAACAGGCGATTGACGTCGATGCCGAGGGCCTGCACCATCTCCCGGTTGCTGGACCCTGCCCGGATCATCATCCCCAGGCGGGTCTTCTGGATCACCCAGTACATGGCAGCGGCAATAACGATGCAGGCCGCCGATATGAAGAGGCGATAGACGGGGTACACCTGGTTCTCGGTCAGGGGGATCGAACCGGCAAGTGCCGCCGGTATCGCCACTCCGTGAACATTGTTTCCCCAGAGGATCCGTTGCAGCTCGTTGAAGACGAGAATCAGGGCAAACGTCAGCAGAACCTGATAGAGATGGTCCCGCCGATACAGAAAGGAAATGGCGAAACGCTCCACGGCATACCCGAGGATCAGGGCCAGGGGGAGTCCCAGCAGGATGCCGAGCCAGAGACTGCCGGTCATGCCGGACAACCAGTAGGACAGGTAGGCCCCGATCATGTAGAAGGAGCCATGGGCCAGATTGATAATCCCCATGATCCCGAACAACAGGGTCAGGCCGCTGGCGACCAGGAACAGCAGAAAGCCGTATTGGATTCCGTTGAGGAGTTGAACCAGGTAAAAAGAAATTTCCATTATCTATCTCTTCAGGATTATTTTTATCCGCCCGACGCACCGGATGTGCGTCGGGCGGGATGGAACGGCTTTCATTCACGGTAAAAGCTTACATCGAGCACCCTTCGGCCGGATCAGACTGATCCTTTGCGGCGACCCGGATGACACGGTTCTCCCCTTTGACCACTTCCCGGAGGTAGATATCATGAATCGGGTTGTGTGACGGGGAGAAACGCAGCTTGCCGCGCGGACTGGCGATTTCGGCCTTCTCCATGGCCCGGATCATTTCGGCTCGGGCACCGGTATCCCCCTTGACCGCGTCCATTCCCCGGAGGATGAGTTCCCCGGCATCATAACCCTGGACGGCATAGACGTCGGCCTCCTGGCCGGTGGCCTTCTTGAAGGCGGCCCGGAACTTATGATTCTCTGGGATATCCAGGGTATCGGCGTAGTGCAGGACGGTGCGCACTCCTTCAGCGGCTGCGCCCTGGGCTTCCAGTACCCCTTCGGTGATGAAACCGGCCCCGTAGAGCTTGATGGAATCCTTCAGCCCGGCAGCAGCAAAGTCCTTGACGAACTTGGCAGCGCCGCCGCCGGCGTAGAAGGTGTAGATCGCATCCGGCTTGAGGGCGGCAAGCTCCGTCAGATAGGCCTGGAAGTCCACTTCCGGGAAGGGTGTCGCAATCTCCTTGACCAGGGTGCCGCCCCCCGCCAGGAAAGATTCCTTGAAGCCGGCGGCGACTTCCTTGCCGAAACCATAGTTCCAGTACACCAGGGCCACCCGTTTGTGGCCGTCTTCCAGCATCACCGGTCCGCCCGGGTAGCCCATCTGGTAACTGGAAAAGGAGGTGCGGAAGATGTTCGGGGCGCAGAGGGAACCGGTCAACTGGTCGGCGCCGGCATTGGTGACAACCGTAATGGGACCTTGATCGCCTCGGGCCATCTTGACCATGACCATGCCGACTCCGGAATGCACCGGTCCGATCAGGAAATCGACCTTGTCCCTCTTGATCAGCCGGTTGGTCAGCTCCGGCGCCTTGGCCGGATTCGCCTCGCTGTCGACATCGATGAACTCGATCTCCCGTCCTCCCAGTTTGTTGCCTGCCTCGGCAAGGCGCAGCTTGAGGGCATCACGGCAGAAGGTGCCGAGTTTGGCATAAGTGCCGGTATAGGGGAGCAGGAAACCGACTTTGACCTTAGCCTGAGCGCCGATGGCGAACCGCGGCGGCACGAAGAGCGATGCCGCAGCCAATCCCGCCGTAGCCGCCGTACCCTTAATCAAATCGCGTCTGGTGATCCCCTTTTTTTCCTCGTTGCTCATCTTGAATCCTCCACATGGCTATTGTTGTCGGTCGCTCAGCCTGACAGGATGTCAGGAAGGCTAACCGGCCGCTTAGCTTGCAATGCTTTTGTATTGAACATAGATGCAGCTGATCATGGAAGAGCGGCGGAATCCGCTGTAGCTATAGGACTTGAGATGCCTTATCCTCCGAACCCGAGGATGAGGATCCGGTCCGCAGCTTGAATCTCTGGATTTTGCCCGTGGCCGTCTTGGGCAATTCAGGGACGAACCGGAACCACCGCGGATATTTGTAGGGAGCCAGTCCTTTTTTACAAAAATCCAGCAGGTCCGCCTCGAGAGCTTCTCCGGCATCGGCCGGATTTTTAAGGACGATAAAGGCCTCGGGCTTAATAAGCCCGGCTCCGTCGGCATGCCCCACCACCGCCACTTCCAGGACCTGGGGATGCTCGATGAGCTTGGCCTCGATCTCGAAGGGCGAGCACCAGATCCCCCCGACCTTCAGCATGTCGTCATTGCGTCCGCAATAATGGTAGTATCCGGTCTCGTCCTGCACATAGGTATCGCCCGTGTCGAGCCAGCCATCGACCATGGTCCGGGCGCTCTTCTCCGGATTGTTCCAATAGCAGCGAGCGGTCGAGTCGCCCTTGATCCAGAGCCGGCCGCTCTCCCCCCGAGGCACTTCCTTTCCTTCGTCATCGGTAATGCGCAACTGGTAGCCAGGTACGGCTCTTCCGCTGGAGCCCGGCTTGATGTCGTTAAGCTGGTTGGAGATGAAGATATGCAGTGCCTCGGTGGAGCCGATGCCGTCGAGGATGACTAATCCGGTCTGCTTCCTCCAGCGATTAAAGATATCGGCAGGAAGGGCCTCACCGGCAGAGACGCAGAGTCGAATCGACGAGAGATCAGGCCGTTCTGTTTCCAATGCCTGCAACTGGGCTGAGTAGAGAGTCGGAACCCCGAAATACAGGGTGGGCTTGAACCGTTCTATGGTCTTGAAAGTCGATTGCGGCGTGGGCCGGGAATCATCAAGAACCGTACTGGCGCCGACCCAGAGGGAGAAGGTCATGCCGTTGCCCAAACCGTAAGCGAAAAAGAGCTTAGCCGCGGAAAAGCAGATATCGTCTTCGCGGATTCCAAGCGTCTCGACCCCATAGAAATGGCTGGTCACCACCATATCGCGGTGACGGTGCACTGCACCCTTCGGACTTCCTGTCGACCCTGAGGAGTAGAGCCAGAAGCCGTCATCTTCGGCCGTGGTCGGCGCCGGTTCCAGATCGGTGGCGGCATTACGGAGCAAACCCTGCAGACTTTCACTGCCTTCAGTCAAAAGACAGTGCGGCTTGACTGCAACCTGTGACAGAGCGCCATCGATCTCTCCGGCGAATTCAGGCGAGTAGATGACCGCAGTACAACCGGAATCGGCAATGATGTAGGCATAATCCTTGGCGCGCAGCAGAGTATTGACAGGGACCGGAATCAGACCGGCCTTGATGGCACCCCAGAAGACATAAAAGAATTCGGGGCAGTCTTTTATAATCATGATGACGCGCTCGCCTCGGCCGATCCCCAGAGCAAGAAGAGCATTACCGCAGCGATTGACGTTTTCAGCCAATTCTCGGTAAGTAACTTCCTCTCCATGATTGGTCCTGATCGCGACTTTGTCAGCTCGCCCTTCTCGCAGGTGGCGGTCGACAAAAGGAACAGCAACATTGAAGACCGGGGCAAAGTTCAACCCGGATTTATCCCCGGCATTTACTTCCACAGTGTGATTTTGCATAGCGTTCTCCTGATTCGCGGCTTTCCGATGGCACATTGGCCCCCGCCGCCGCAGAGTCTTTCCGAGCACATCGGAAGTCTATAAAATATTGTTCTAAAAAGTTTAGCACAGTGTCCTGCAAAATCACCACCCAGAATTTCTGACCTATTTAAATATATTTCACAACTATTCGATTTCATTATATAAAAAAATTGGAATAAGAGTACCACCTTACTTTATACAGGTGTTATCAATGCCTCATTGTGCAAAATATTGAACGACCGTGTAAAAAACTGACGTTGAGCTTATGGAAAACCCTTTCGTTCGAAGAGCAATCCGCGATGAGGCAGATGTACCCCATTAAATATACCATCTGAAATTGGAAGTTCAGTGGTTTAGCCTCCGGGTTGCAGGTTCGGGTCCGCTTCGACGCCTAATTGCCTCACCCTGCACGCCGATGAAAGTCCCCTGAAGTTCCCCTTGACAATTACCAGGTTCTTTTGTAAATTTCGCATAGCAGACAAAGGATATTTTACCATTCGGGCCATTTAAAAAACATCATCTGGGATAAAAACACGTAAAGTGTCCCGGCTTCACCAAGGAGCAGACAATGAAACTTCTCTGCTTTCTGAAAAGCAGCAGATCCGATTCACGGCCCATCATTCTCCATGAGAGTGACAGTCTCGATGACCTGAAATCCATAGCCATGGAGTATGCGAGCACCAACCCGAGTTTCCGGGCCAACTGGGAACCCAATGGTGGTCGTGATCGCCAGGAACTGAAAGTCGAATTCGACTATCGTCTGGAAATTCAGGCGTGAGTCTTCAAGCAACAGAAGGTGGAAGGGTGGCTACGGCTTAACGGAACCGTAGCACACCTCTCCTCCAACCCCTCCTTCCTCACTGCTGCTTCAGCTCCAAGAGTTACCCCTTTCAGATCTCCACCCCTCGGGGACGCGAGCCTCTGCCTTTAAAATTCTCCGATCCGCTTTTCAAGAAGAATGCCTGGCTCCGCAAAGGGAAGCCAAAGGAAAAGCCTTGTATTTTGGCCACTCTTGTGGTAAGCCGGTACGATGTTTTTTCAAAAGGCCACCCGGGAACAACTGACGTAATGTGCGCCCAGAGCACCGCAGAGGCAGAATTGTTTGATGGGATATCGAAATGACTGATCAGATCTTCATCCGGAATGCCGTCCCGGCCGACCTCGATGCCGTGATTTCATTAGATGAGACGACGACCCAGGAAGAAAAGCCGGCTTATTGGCGCGAAATCTTCGATCGGTACGTTGGAGGGGGAAGAGACGATCGCTTTTTCCTCGTTGCAGAAACTCACGCCTTGCCTGTCGGTTTCATCATCGGGGAGGTCCGGGCCTGGGAATTTGGTTCGCCTCCGTGTGGCTGGGTTTTTGCGCTCACCGTCTCGGACCAAGCACGCGAGATGGGAATCGGCCAGAAAATGTTCGAGGAAATATGTAAACGATTGAAGCAGGTTGGCATCACGACAGTGCGTACCATGGTGGATCGCGACAATAAACTGACCCTGTCGTTCTTTCGCAGCCAGGGATTGCGCACGGGTCGATATGTCGAACTCGAAAAAGAGATTTAAAGGTTTCAGGAGTCTCAGCTAACCTTTTTGCAATAGATCGATATTGCGAACTTACCTCAGAGTGGACCCTGCAATGAAGCTTAACAAGGCAAGCCTGTATGCCCTATTTGCCGTACTCGAACTGGCCAGCGACCGCGAACGCCAGCTCTCGACCACTGACATCGCCGATAAATACAAGATCTCAACCCATCATCTGGCGAAAGTGCTGCGTACCCTGGTACGCTCGGGAATGGTTCAGGCAGTGCGCGGCGCCGGGGGCGGGTATAAGTTCGCCGGAACCGTAAATCGAACGACATTGCTGGACGTCATTCAAATATTCGAGACCCTCGAATCGGAACTTGATGTGCCGGACCAGGGGAGCCAGGCAAGCGCACCCGTCGTGGAGGAACTTAAAAGCATTACCGCCGAGATCGACGACCTCACCAAGGCGGTCCTCGATACGATCACCCTGGAGACAGCTATCAACAACACCCGTCAGCGCGCCAGGGAAAAGCAGCAACCTTGATGGCGCCGCCAAGCCACCCCCTTCTCTCGGCCGTAAATTCAAAGGCGCAGTAATCGGGCGGCATTCCCGCCGAAAACATTCTCCAATCCCTCCGCAGACAGACCCAGATCAGAGATCACCTCCATATTGCGTCGAATCGAGACCATGCCAGGCCAGTCGCTGCCGAAGATCACCTTGTCCGTGTTCCTGGACAATTCGGGGAAATAGGTCAGCAGCCTGGAGGGCGGCAGCCCCGAAAGTTCCATGTAGAGATTGGGATGGTGTCTGGAGAGGAAAAAGGCCCGTTCGTACCAGAACCCCCTCCCCGAGTGAGCCATAACCAGGTTAAGGCGGGGAAAATCGACGGCCACGTCATCGAGGTACAGGGGATCGCCGAATTTTAGCCGGGCCCCCTTGAAAACAGACGATCCGGTGTGGACCAGGATGGGGATCCCCAAATCCTGAGCCGCCTGATACAGAGGATAAATCCTTGGATCGTTCGGATAATATTGCTGATAGGTAGGATAAAGCTTCACCCCCCTGAAACCTTCATCTTCGACCTTCCGCCGCAGCTCCTCCCCCAGGTCGGTGAAGAGATGGGGGTTGAGGTCGCAAAAGGGGATCAGCCTTCTCTTTCCCCTGCAGAAATCGCGCACCTGTTCGTTGGTGCATACGCCCGTAGTCACCGGACAGAGATCTGCCAGAACGCAGGCATAATCAATCCCTTCCTGCTCCAGAAGTTCTTCGAAAGCCCCAGGGTCGCTGTACTGTGCGATAAAGTCCTCATAGTGGACCGGGCGAGTCAGCTTCATCCACTCGGTGACCCATGGACGATGCTGGGTATACATAGCCAGGTGAACGTGGAAATCAATCCTCAGCTTGCGGGGCGTCTGCCCTTCAGTTCCAGTCATACGGATTCAACCTCCAGCTCTTGCAGTTATGAGAAGGAAGGCGCTCGGCCCTTGCGGCTCGCCGGGCACGAGTTCCCCGCGCCCGATTCTGGTCAGGCCTCCTCTTCGTAAAGACCTACCACAATACCGCTTTAATCATCAATGAGAATTTTATCCGTCGTCCCGGAGTATTCTCCAGCGAGACCTCAGTGCTCCGCCGGCACAGCGACGTACCGGCAGGACGAAATGCAAAACGATCTCCCCTTGCCGGATCTTTATTTGGGGACTTGACGTGCTTGAGGTCTCATGATATCTTGCATACAAGATTAAAAGAAGAGGCATCCTCCCGCGCCAATCGGTCCAGCCGAAACCCATGCAAAGCCACTTTAAAAGTGGCCTCAGGGAAGAAGAAGGGTTTCGATTGGAACATCCGGCACGTGCTCTACTGTCTTGCATACTAGATAGTTTTGACATTGAGGGCAAGAGAGCAAAGGGAGTTCAATCCGAAAACGGGACAGAGAACGCCGTCAACAATCAGCAGGAGAGGTGATCATGGGCATCAGGGAAAAGGTTGAACAACTCGCGGCGCGGATGCACGAGCGCCCCCAATATCCGACCCAGGGGGCGGTACTGTTCGTTGACCTGGAACGGAGGGAATGTTTTTCCAAGTACCTTGGCAAGGAGGTTTTCCGCACCTTTCTCACCAACCGAGGCGGAAACATGTACCTCCTCTACAACCTGCTGCTGGATGGAGTGGCTCCGCTCGATCCGCAGGTTCCTCTTATTTTCGGCAGCGGCGCACTGACCGGAGCCGTTCCGACGGGGACGCGCGGCAACGTCAGCAGCATTTCCCCCGAGAGCTACGCCCTTCTCGACAGCAACTGCGGCGACGCCTTTCCCACTTTTCTCAAACAACACGGCTTCGACCACCTCGTCCTCTACGGCAAGCAGAGCGACTGGAGCCTCCTGCAGATTGCGGACGGCGGGGTCACCTTTCATGACGCCACGTCCTATCTCGGCATGGACAACATAGACTTCACCGAGGCGGTACAGAAAGACTTCTCCTGCACCGAGCGTAAGGACATGGCCATGGCCCGCATCACCAGTGCAGGCGAAAACCTGGTTCTCTGCTCCGGAATCATGGGAGGAATCAAGGCGATCTATGCCCGGGGAGGGGCCGGAGCCAAAATGGGATCGCTCAAACTCAAGGCGANNNNNNNNNNGAATCATGGGAGGAATCAAGGCGATCTATGCCCGGGGAGGGGCCGGAGCCAAAATGGGATCGCTCAAACTCAAGGCGATCATGATCCGCGGACGCGGCGAACAGCCCGTTCTTTCAGCGGCGTTCAAGGAGAACAACCGTGAACTCGCGAAAAAGATCCTCTCGACCAGCGTGATCAAGAATGCGCTGAAAACCGTCGGCACACCGTTTCTCTATAAGCCCAGCCGCATTCTCGGTGCGATGGGGACCAAGAACAACCAGGAGACCAGTTGGTATGAGTCGCTGGATGCCGACAACTTCGATGCCTACCGCACCGGAATGGATGGCTGCTACAAATGTCCGGTCCGCTGCCGAGCCCTCAACGACATGACCCCCGAGGGGAAGGGTGGCTGGGGAGCCCGTGCCCTGAAGGGTCTTACCGGCAACGCCAGCTACGATCAGCAGCAGGCCCAGGTCGAACATTCGCGGGAGAAGGTCTACAGGGGGATCCGTGGCGACGGCAAATTCGACCGCCACGACAAGGGGGACGGTCCCGAATATGTCACCCTGCAGAAGATGGGCCCCATGATCGGCATCAAGGAGCCCGAGCAGGTCCTGCGCCTGAACAACATCCTCAACGATCTCGGGCTCGATTCGGCCAGTACAGGCAGCGCTATTTCCTGGGCAATGGAACTCTATCAGCAGGGACTCATCACGGCTGAGGATACCGGCGGTCTCGATCTGAGCTGGGGCAACTACGAGGTGATTGAAAAGCTTCTTTTCATGACCGCACGCCGGGAAGGCTTCGGCGATGTCATCGCCGATTCCAGCCGGGCGGTGGAGACGGGCAAATACCCGGATGAGGGACTCAAATACCGGATGGCCGTAAAGGGGCTCTTCCAGTCCGACCCCCATGATGCGCGGATTCTCAAGGGTTTCGCCCTCGGTTTGGCCGTCGCGACCCGCGGCATGGACCACCTGCGCAACCGCCCGACCCTTGAGATCAACGCCAAGATCAACGACAACCGCGAACTCAAGACCTCCCTCTACGGCGGGCATGTGGCCCCTGAGCCCAACAGCTACGAGGGGAAGGAATACGCCGTCCGCCGGTGCGAGAACACCTATGCCGTCGGCGACGCAGTCGGCATGTGCCGTTTTTCCACCAAGCTGTTCAACTCCCCCTCCACTGCCGGCTATGAGGACTTCGCCCGGCAGTTGAAGGAACTGACCGGAGAGGAATTCACTCCCGACCAGCTCGACGAGGTCGGCCGCAAGATTACCGGCCTGGAACGACTCATCAATGGCCGCCTGGGATTGACCGAGAAGGACGACACTCTCCCCGACCGTTGGTTTGACGAGGAAACCAAGGTCGGTCCCTTTACCGGTGAGAAAATCGACCGGGCCGAGTTCGAGAAACTCAAGTCCCGCTTTTATGCCGTCACGGGTCTGAACAGTGTGGGCGTCCCATCCCTCGAGTGGCACGGAAGTCTCGCCGAGGTAACCACCGGCTTCGCCGTCAAGGTCAAGCTCCCCCATGGCCTCTCCGGAGCGCCGGAAGGAGCGGTCATCGTCGACCAGCCCGTGTCCAACATCTCCGAACTCAGAGCCGCGGTGGGCAGGCGACTCCCCCATGCGGCCGATCAACTCGAGGACAGTTGTCTGAACATTCTGGTCAACGGCAAGATGGTTCTTTCAAACGAAGAGGCCTTTCCCATCCGGAGCCGAGACAAGGTCACCTTCCTGCCTATGCTCGGCGGGGGCTGATCCCGCGGCGCAGACGAGCAAAACCGCCCCGGAGACACCTCCGGGGCGGTTTTGCTTTGAGCTTTTTCGCCCCTGAGAGCCTGCTGCGTCTTACTTGTTCTCCAATTCGCTTTTCACGAAATTCAGCGCCCCTCCCGCGATCAGATGCCGGCGCTGACGGTCGGATACGTCCAGGATGGTGATCACCTCCCGGGCGTCGACCGCTACCGGGATCTCCCGGTCGCCGTTTTCCAGATGTCTTCTGACCTCGGGGAAGACCACCTTCTTTCCTTTTTCGAACAGGTCGTAGTCCCCGGGGTTTTTGAAAACCAGGGGAAGGATGCCGAAATTGCATAGATTCGCCTTGTGGATCCGGGCGAAGCTCTTGACGATCTTGGCCCGCACGCCTAGATAGCGGGGCGCGAGGGCGGCATGCTCGCGGCTCGAACCCTGCCCGTAGTTCTCTCCGCCGACGATGATCACATTCCCCTTCTCCCTGCAGCTTTTGTGAAAATCCTCGTCGATCTGGTAGTAGACGAATTCGCTGATCGCCTCGATATTGGAGCGCAGAGGCAGCACTCGGTTGCCGGCAGGCATGATGGTGTCGGTGGAGATGTTGTCCTCCACCTTCAGCACGACTTCTCCTTCCAGGGTATCGGGGAGCGCTTCGAAATCGGGGAGTTTTTTGATATTCGGGCCGCGCACCACTTCGGTTTTTCGCAGGTCCTCGGAAGGAAAGATGATCGACGATTCGTCGACCAGGTACTTTGTGGGATCATGGATGCGCGGATACTCCATCTCCTGGCCGAGGTCGCGCGGGTCCGTGATCAGCCCCTTGAGGGCGGCGGCGACGGCGGTCTCGGGCGAGCAGAGATAGACCCGGTCGTCTTTGGTCCCGCTGCGGCCGGGGAAATTGCGGGGGAAGGTGCGCAGGCTCACCTGCCCGGTGCCGGGGGCTTGTCCCATGCCGATGCACCCCAGGCACCCCGACTGGTGGATGCGGGCTCCGGCCAGCAGAAGGGCCATGACGCCCCCCTGGTCAGCTATGTTCTCCAGAACCTGGCGGCTCCCGGGGTTGATGTGAAAGGAGGTGTCGGGGTGGGAGTGGCGTCCCTCGGCGACCTTCGCTACCACCATCAGGTCTCGGAATGAGGAGTTCACGCTGGAGCCGACGATGGTCTGGTCGACTTTGATCCCGGCCACCTCCGCTACCCGTTTGACGTTCCCCGGTGAGGTAGGGCAGGCGATCAGCGGCTCGACAGTGGAAAGATCTATTTCATCGACTTCGTCGTATTCGGCCCCTTCGTCGGCCGCCAGCTCCCGCCAGGCGTCGCCGCGCCCCTGGGCCTCCAGGTACTCGCGGGTGCGCTCGTCGGAGGGGAAGATGGTGGTGGTCGCTCCCAGTTCGGTTCCCATGTTGCCGATCGTTTCGCGGTCGGTAGCCGAGAGAGTCTTCACTCCAGGTCCGTAATACTCCACGATCTTGCCGACGCACCCCTTGACGTCGTAGCGGCGCAGCATCTCCAGGATCACGTCCTTGGCGCTGACCCAATCGGGAAGCTCCCCGGTGAGCCTCACCCCGAGCACCTTGGGGCAGGGAAAATTGTACGGGTGACCGGCCATGGCCATGGCCACATCGAGTCCGCCGGCGCCGATGGCGAGCATCGAGACTCCTGCCGCGCCGGGAGTATGACTGTCGGCGCCGATCATGGTCAGCCCGGGCCGCCCGAACCGCTCCATGTGCACCTGGTGGGAGACCCCGTTCCCCGGCCGGCTGAAATGAATGCCGTAGCGGGCGCAGGCGGTCTGAAGATATTTGTGGTCGTCGGCGTTCTTGTTGTCGGTCTGGAGCAGATTGTGATCGACATACTGGGCGGCCAGGCCGACCTTGACCCCTTCCAGCCCCAAGGCCTCGAACTCCAGCATGGCCATGGTTCCCGTGGCGTCCTGAAGCAGAGTATGGTCGATACGGATGGCGATCTCCTGGCCGGGAACGAGGCGCCCTTCGAGCAGGTGTTCCTCCAGGATTTTGTGAGTCAGGTTTCTGGCCATATCTTTTCCTCCCGTGCTTTCAGATATTTATATCAGTCTAGCAGAAACCTCCGCACACTTCATCAGGGGCTTTCGGGGCGACCCCNNNNNNNNNNCCTCCCGTGCTTTCAGATATTTATATCAGTCTAGCAGAAACCTCCGCACACTTCATCAGGGGCTTTCGGGGCGACCCCTCAAGGGTGTCGCGCTTGCATTCGCCGGGCTCATCTGGTAATGATAAGGGCTCATTTTTCTACGGGAGTCCGCAATGATCGAGAGTCTTGAAAACCTTTTTTCCGGCGCTTTCATGGGCATTGGCCTGGGACGGTTCGCCGCCGCCTTTCTCGTCCTGGTCATCGCCCTGGTTCTCAAGAAGATCCTGGCGCACCTCTTCACCCGGGTTGTTTTTCCCTTGGCCGCCAAGACGGAAACCGGATACGACGATCAGCTCCTGACTGCCATCCGGAAGCCTGCCGAGTTTCTGATCGTCATCGTCGGCCTGTTCGTTGCCCAGCAGGTCCTCCAGCTCCCCACCGAACCTGTCGACCTGCGCCGGTTCTCGTCCGCGATGCTCAAGGTTCTGGTCACCTTCGACGTGGCCTGGGCTCTCTTCAACATGGTCAGCCTGGTCGAAACCTGGCTGGGGAAATGGGTCAGCCGCACCGAATCGACCCTGGACGACCACCTCCTCCCTTTTGTCCGCAAGAGCCTGCGCGC
The Desulfuromonas sp. TF DNA segment above includes these coding regions:
- a CDS encoding branched-chain amino acid ABC transporter permease — protein: MRRYLPLLLALLILALVPLFLSGFYVGLVSRILILAIFAMSLDLLIGFTGLVSFGHAAFYGIGAYTLGIAFQNAEVIHLWQALPLSLAAAALAALAIGWISVRTTGIYFIMITLAFAQMFFYFFFESPRFGGDDGIFLFLKPVLMLGSEDLLGLDKDSHFYYFTLTCLVVAFLFLKMILRAPFGRVITAIRANEHRVQALGYATNRYKLVSFVLAGTLAGLAGFLEAAHTGYINPAFLSWHESGIVIAIVILGGMGTLYGPVLGAFAVVLLQNFLPELTPHWQLLFGGIIIAVVLFLPHGVASLFPKVADLGRGWIGGSPTSAKKVDSHKEAQP
- a CDS encoding branched-chain amino acid ABC transporter permease, producing the protein MEISFYLVQLLNGIQYGFLLFLVASGLTLLFGIMGIINLAHGSFYMIGAYLSYWLSGMTGSLWLGILLGLPLALILGYAVERFAISFLYRRDHLYQVLLTFALILVFNELQRILWGNNVHGVAIPAALAGSIPLTENQVYPVYRLFISAACIVIAAAMYWVIQKTRLGMMIRAGSSNREMVQALGIDVNRLFAIVFSLGVALAAFAGMLAAPVDSVYPGMGENILIISFVVVVIGGTGSIKGAFVGAMLIGLVSTFGKVLLPEMASMAVYAMMAVILLWRPQGLFGRAV
- a CDS encoding ABC transporter substrate-binding protein; translated protein: MSNEEKKGITRRDLIKGTAATAGLAAASLFVPPRFAIGAQAKVKVGFLLPYTGTYAKLGTFCRDALKLRLAEAGNKLGGREIEFIDVDSEANPAKAPELTNRLIKRDKVDFLIGPVHSGVGMVMVKMARGDQGPITVVTNAGADQLTGSLCAPNIFRTSFSSYQMGYPGGPVMLEDGHKRVALVYWNYGFGKEVAAGFKESFLAGGGTLVKEIATPFPEVDFQAYLTELAALKPDAIYTFYAGGGAAKFVKDFAAAGLKDSIKLYGAGFITEGVLEAQGAAAEGVRTVLHYADTLDIPENHKFRAAFKKATGQEADVYAVQGYDAGELILRGMDAVKGDTGARAEMIRAMEKAEIASPRGKLRFSPSHNPIHDIYLREVVKGENRVIRVAAKDQSDPAEGCSM
- a CDS encoding benzoate-CoA ligase family protein yields the protein MQNHTVEVNAGDKSGLNFAPVFNVAVPFVDRHLREGRADKVAIRTNHGEEVTYRELAENVNRCGNALLALGIGRGERVIMIIKDCPEFFYVFWGAIKAGLIPVPVNTLLRAKDYAYIIADSGCTAVIYSPEFAGEIDGALSQVAVKPHCLLTEGSESLQGLLRNAATDLEPAPTTAEDDGFWLYSSGSTGSPKGAVHRHRDMVVTSHFYGVETLGIREDDICFSAAKLFFAYGLGNGMTFSLWVGASTVLDDSRPTPQSTFKTIERFKPTLYFGVPTLYSAQLQALETERPDLSSIRLCVSAGEALPADIFNRWRKQTGLVILDGIGSTEALHIFISNQLNDIKPGSSGRAVPGYQLRITDDEGKEVPRGESGRLWIKGDSTARCYWNNPEKSARTMVDGWLDTGDTYVQDETGYYHYCGRNDDMLKVGGIWCSPFEIEAKLIEHPQVLEVAVVGHADGAGLIKPEAFIVLKNPADAGEALEADLLDFCKKGLAPYKYPRWFRFVPELPKTATGKIQRFKLRTGSSSSGSEDKASQVL
- a CDS encoding GNAT family N-acetyltransferase: MTDQIFIRNAVPADLDAVISLDETTTQEEKPAYWREIFDRYVGGGRDDRFFLVAETHALPVGFIIGEVRAWEFGSPPCGWVFALTVSDQAREMGIGQKMFEEICKRLKQVGITTVRTMVDRDNKLTLSFFRSQGLRTGRYVELEKEI
- a CDS encoding Rrf2 family transcriptional regulator, encoding MKLNKASLYALFAVLELASDRERQLSTTDIADKYKISTHHLAKVLRTLVRSGMVQAVRGAGGGYKFAGTVNRTTLLDVIQIFETLESELDVPDQGSQASAPVVEELKSITAEIDDLTKAVLDTITLETAINNTRQRAREKQQP
- a CDS encoding amidohydrolase family protein; amino-acid sequence: MTGTEGQTPRKLRIDFHVHLAMYTQHRPWVTEWMKLTRPVHYEDFIAQYSDPGAFEELLEQEGIDYACVLADLCPVTTGVCTNEQVRDFCRGKRRLIPFCDLNPHLFTDLGEELRRKVEDEGFRGVKLYPTYQQYYPNDPRIYPLYQAAQDLGIPILVHTGSSVFKGARLKFGDPLYLDDVAVDFPRLNLVMAHSGRGFWYERAFFLSRHHPNLYMELSGLPPSRLLTYFPELSRNTDKVIFGSDWPGMVSIRRNMEVISDLGLSAEGLENVFGGNAARLLRL
- a CDS encoding aldehyde ferredoxin oxidoreductase N-terminal domain-containing protein: MGIREKVEQLAARMHERPQYPTQGAVLFVDLERRECFSKYLGKEVFRTFLTNRGGNMYLLYNLLLDGVAPLDPQVPLIFGSGALTGAVPTGTRGNVSSISPESYALLDSNCGDAFPTFLKQHGFDHLVLYGKQSDWSLLQIADGGVTFHDATSYLGMDNIDFTEAVQKDFSCTERKDMAMARITSAGENLVLCSGIMGGIKAIYARGGAGAKMGSLKLKA